The Streptomyces cathayae DNA segment CCGGCCCGTCCGTCACTCCCCCTCCCTCCAGCGCTCCCTCCACCGCTCCCTCCGCCCCGGCCTCCCCGGGCGGCCCCGACTCCCGGATGGCCCCCGGCGGCCCCGGTTACCGGCGGATGAGCCTCGCCCTCTTCCTGGCGGGTGTCGCGACCTTCGCGCTGCTGTACTCCACCCAGGCCCTGCTGCCGCTGATCTCCGGGGACCTCGGGGTGAGCGCGGGCGACGCGAGCTGGACGGTGGCGGCGGCCACCGGCGGTCTGGCGCTGTTCGTCCTGCCGATGAGCGCGCTGTCGGAACGCTACGGACGCCGTACGGTCATGACGGCCTCCCTGGCCGTCGCGGTGACCGTCGGACTGCTGGTCCCCTTCGCCCCGTCGCTGGGCGCCCTGGTGGCGCTGCGGGCGCTCCAGGGGGCGGCCCTGGCCGGGGTGCCCGCGTCGGCGACCGCGTATCTCGCGGAGGAGGTCAGGCCCAGGGCCCTGGTGACCGCGATCGGACTGTTCGTCGCGGGCAACAGCGTCGGCGGGATGAGCGGCCGGGTCGTCACCGGATGGGTGGCGCAGGAGTGGGGCTGGCGGGTCGCCGTCGGCGTGGTCGGGGTGCTCGCGGTGGCGTGCGCGGTGGCGTTCCGGCTGCTGCTGCCGGCGCCGAGGCACTTCCGGCCGGGTTCGCTGCGCCCGCGCGTGCTGGCCGGCGCGGTCCGGAACCACCTCGCCAACCCGCTGCTGCGGCGCCTGTACGCGATCGGCGCGCTGTTCATGACGGTGTTCGGCGGGGTCTACACCGTGATCGGCTACCGCCTGAGCGAGGCGCCCTTCTCGCTCCCCCAGGGCGTCGTCGGCTCGATCTTCCTGGTCTACCTGGTCGGCACGGTGTCGGCGTCGGCGGCGGGGCCGCTGGTGAGCCGGCTGGGCCGCCGGGGCGCGCTGTACGCGGCGGGCGGGACCACCACGGCGGGCCTGCTGCTGTCCCTGGCCGGCTCGCTGTCCCTGATCCTGCTGGGCCTGGTGCTGATCACCGGAGGCTTCTTCGCGGGTCACGCGGTCGCGTCCTCGGCGGTCGGCCGGACGGCCACCGAGGGCCGCGCCCAGGCGTCGGCGCTGTACCAGTCCGCCTACTACGTCGGCTCCAGCGTGGGCAGCACGGTCGGCGCGCTCGCCTTCCACTCGGAGGGCTGGGCCGGAACGGTGGGGGTCGGCCTGGTGGCGGTGGCCGGCGTCGTGACCATCACGGTGCTGGGCACCCGGGCGGCCCGGGTGGAGCAGCGGCGGCTCGCCCTCGCGTGAGGCCGCGCACGCCCGGTCCGGTGGGCGGAGGATGTCGTTCCGCCCACTGAACCCACCTCTTCGACC contains these protein-coding regions:
- a CDS encoding MFS transporter; this encodes MSSVSTRASTRVDAGPSVTPPPSSAPSTAPSAPASPGGPDSRMAPGGPGYRRMSLALFLAGVATFALLYSTQALLPLISGDLGVSAGDASWTVAAATGGLALFVLPMSALSERYGRRTVMTASLAVAVTVGLLVPFAPSLGALVALRALQGAALAGVPASATAYLAEEVRPRALVTAIGLFVAGNSVGGMSGRVVTGWVAQEWGWRVAVGVVGVLAVACAVAFRLLLPAPRHFRPGSLRPRVLAGAVRNHLANPLLRRLYAIGALFMTVFGGVYTVIGYRLSEAPFSLPQGVVGSIFLVYLVGTVSASAAGPLVSRLGRRGALYAAGGTTTAGLLLSLAGSLSLILLGLVLITGGFFAGHAVASSAVGRTATEGRAQASALYQSAYYVGSSVGSTVGALAFHSEGWAGTVGVGLVAVAGVVTITVLGTRAARVEQRRLALA